Within Desulfocurvus vexinensis DSM 17965, the genomic segment ACGGACAACCTGGAGAACATCTCCCGGCTGCTCTTCATGCTCGACGGGCTCATCCAGCGCCATAAGGTGCCCACCCAGAGCTGCGTGCTGACCCACGTGACCACGACCATGGAGGCCATCGAGCGCGGGGTGCCTGTGGACCTGTGCTTCCAGTCCATTGCCGGGACCCAGCGGGCCAACGCCAGCTTCGGCGTCTCCCTGGCCCTGCTGGAGGAGGCCCACCAGGCCACCCTGGGCCTGGGCCGGGGCAGCGTGGGCGACAACGTGATGTACTTCGAGACCGGGCAGGGCAGCGCCCTGTCCGCCGGGGCGCACCACGGGGTGGACCAGCAGACCCTGGAGGCCCGGGCCTACGCCGTGGCCCGGCGCTTCCGCCCGCTTTTGGTCAACACCGTGGTCGGCTTCATCGGCCCGGAGTACCTCTACAACGGCAAGCAGATCCTGCGCGCCGGGCTGGAGGACCATTGCTGCGGCAAGCTGCTCGGCCTGCCCATGGGCGTGGATATCTGCTACACCAACCACGCCGAGGCCGACCAGGACGACATGGACACCCTGCTGACCCTGCTGGGCGCGGCGGGCTGCACCTTCATCATGGGCGTGCCCGGGGCCGACGACATCATGCTCCACTACCAGTCCACGTCGTTCCACGACGCCTGCTACCTGCGCCGCCTGCTGGGCCTGCGCCCGGCCCCGGAGTTCCAGGCCTGGCTGGAGGCCCTGGGCATACACGACGCCGCCGGGCGGCTTTTGCCCATGAGCGCGGAAAACGCGCTGCTGGCCCTGCCGCGCGAGGCCGGGGCCGCGCGCGAGGGCGGGACCAGAGGGGAGGGCGGGGCATGAGCAAGGCCGGACCCATCGTCACCCCCGACCTGTGGAGCGAACTGCGCCGCTTCACCCAGGCGCGCATCAGCCTGGGCCGCTGCGGGGTCAGCCTGCCCCTGGCCGAGAGCCTGGCCTTTCGCCTGGCCCACGCCCAGGCCCGCGACGCCGTGTGGCAGCCGTTTCGCATGGCCGAGCTGGCCGGGGAGCTGGAAGGGGCCGGGCTGGAATGCCTGCGCCTGCACAGCGCCGTGGCCGACCGGGGCGAATACCTGACCCGCCCGGACAAGGGCCGCCGCCTGGACGAGGCCTCGCGGGAACTGCTTGCGGCGCGCGCGGCGGGCGCGGCGGGCGGAGCCGGGGGGCCGGAGGGCGGAGCCAGGGAGCCGGAGGGCGCCTCCCGGGCCTCGCGGAACGCGGCGGGTTCGCCCCCGGGCGCGGCCCCGGGTGCCAGCCCGGACGTGGCGGGCGCGACCTCCTGCGCCGCTTCCCATGCCGCTCCGGGCATGGCCCCGGGCGGTGCCCCAGGCGTGGCCCCGGGCGGCGCCTCGGGCGCGGCTCCAAACGGTGCCCCGGAAGGTGCCCCGGGCGTGGCTTCGAGCGGTGCCCAGGGTGCGACCCCGGGCGGCGTCCCGGACGTGGTCCTGGTGGTGGGCGACGGTCTGTCCGCGCGCGCGGTGCACGAGACCGCCGGGCCCCTGGTGCGCCGTCTGGTGCCCGTGCTGCGCGGGGCGGGGCTTTCCGTGGGCCCGGTGTGCCTGGTGGAGAACGCGCGGGTGGCCGTGGCCGACGAGGTGGGGGCCCTTCTGGGCGCCCGGGTTTCGGTGATCCTCATCGGTGAGCGCCCGGGGCTCAGTTCGCCCAACTCCCTGGGCATCTACCTGACCCACGGCCCGCGCCCCGGCACCACCGACGAGGCCCGCAACTGCATCTCCAACGTGCGTCCGGGCGGCCTGAGCCTGGACGAGGCCGTGCGCAAGCTGGCCTATCTGCTGGAAGAGGCCCTGGCCCTGGGCCTGTCGGGCGTGGCCCTCAAGGACAAGATGCCCCCCGCCTACCTGCCCTTCGGCACCCCCGCCCCCCCGGCCCTGGAGAGCTGAGGGCTGGGGCCACACTTTGAGCGGGCGCGAAAAAGCGCCTCGAAGCCGAGCCGTTCAGCAAAGGTGTGGGTTTTTGTTTGTCAAAAGCAAAATCCCCCTGCTGTACCAACAGCCAGGGGGATTTTTATGTCCATCAAGAGACTTTGCCCAGCACAGAAGCCGTGTATCCTAGTCTCTGTTGACGGGACGCGGAGCATTCTTTGCAGGAAGCCAAAGGTTAGAGGTCATATCTAGAAGATCAGTATAGCCTATGTTCGGCTTATATTATGACATTCGATAGGACTGGGTTACAGACGTTGTCCTATTAGAGTGCTTATTCCCCATCCTATCCCGTAAAGAATAGCCAGAAGAATCGCCTGTAGTGGCATAGATCCGAAGACACCTTTCCAATAAAAACCTCGTTCCCTTGCCGCCGCAGCTTTTCCGGGAGGGTAATGCATACCAAGGAATCCGGCGATGATAGCACCGGGAATCAACACCCAAGGGGTGACATTAAGGAAGCCACAGACAAGCATTCCAATTAACAGCAGCGTTCCAAGCATACTTACTCCGAATATTTGAGATCCTCAGATGAAGAGATTAAAGTATCTTGTGCCGCCTGTGTCTACCGGCCTGGTCAAGTCAAAGCCCCCCCCCTCAGTCCGGCAGGTCCACGTTGATCCAGAAGTGGATGGTCGTGCCCTTGTCCACCGCGCTTTCCACGGTGATGATGCCGCCCATGAGCGTCACCAGGCGCTTGACGATGCCCAGGCCCAGGCCCGTGCCCTCGTATTTGCGGTTCTTGGCCCAGTTGAGCTGCACGAAGGGGTCGAAGATGGTGTCGAGCTGGTCGGCGGGGATGCCGATGCCCGTGTCGGCCACGGTGAACAGCAGCCGCGCCCGCCCGGGGTCCGCGCCCTTGCGCAGGATCTGCGCCTGGACGTGGACGCTGCCCTTGTGGGTGAACTTCACGGCGTTGCCCACCAGGTTGAACAGGATCTGGCGGATGCGGCCCTCGTCGCCGATGATGGTCTCGGGCACGGCGGGGTCGATGGTGTAGCCCACGTCCAGGCCCTTGCGCAGGCTCTGTTCGCGGAAGGTGTTGCACACCGTGCGCACGGTGCTTTGCAGCCGGAAGGGCCTGCGCGAGAGCACGATCTTGTCGGCCTGGAGCTTGGAGAAGTCCAGGATGTCGTTGATGATGGCCAAAAGGCCCTCGCCCGCCTGCAATGCGGTCTGGATGCAGTCGCGCTGCTCGGCGTCCAGGTCGGTGTCCAGCAGCACGTCGAGCATGCCCAGCACGCCGTTCATGGGCGAGCGCAGCTCGTGGCTCATGTTGGCCAGGAATTCGTCCTTCATCTTGGTGGCGTTCTCGGCCAGGTCGCGGGCGGCGCGCACGGCCTCCTCGGCGCGCTTGCGGCTGGTGATGTCCGTGGCGACCTCGATGGCGCCGGACAGGGAGCCGTCGGGCGCGAAGGAGGGGTAGCCCTTGACCAGCCAGGTCCGGCCGCCCTCGCCCTCTACCTCGGCCTCCACGGGCGCGCCCAGGCGCAGGGCGTGGTCCACCGGGCAGGAGGTGGTGGTGCAGGATTTCTTGTAGCCGTGCCAGACCTCGTAGCAGCGCTTGCCCCGGATGGCCTCGGGCCCCGCGCCCACCAGGGCGCAGGCCGCGCGGTTGGCCCACAGGATGCGCTTGTCCGTGGTCTGGTAGAGCACGCACTCGGAAATGGTGTCCAGGATGACCTTCTTGTCGCGCTCCGAGGCGCGCAGGGCGTTCTCCACGGCCTTGCGCCCGGTGATGTCCATGCCCGTTTCCCACACCGCCCAGCCGGGCAGGGGGTGCTCGCCGGAGATGCGCGTCCACAGGATGGTCTTTATGCTGCCGTCGGCGGCGGTGGTGTCGGCCTCGCGCCCCGTGTAGTCGCCCGACTCGCCGTGCAGGGTTTCGATGCGCCGACGGTAGCCCGGGTCGGGGAAGAGCAGCTCGCGGGCCCGGGGGTTGCCGATGATGTCGGCGGCCTTGTAGCCCAGCACGCGCTCGCACTCGCGGTTCCAGAACACGTAGTTGCCTTCGGCGTCGTGGGCGTGGATGAGCACGGGCAGGCGCTCCACCAGCAGGCGCAGGCGCTGCTCGCTCTCCCAGATGGCCGTCTCGGTGCGCTTGCGGTCGGTGA encodes:
- a CDS encoding ethanolamine ammonia-lyase subunit EutC, producing MSKAGPIVTPDLWSELRRFTQARISLGRCGVSLPLAESLAFRLAHAQARDAVWQPFRMAELAGELEGAGLECLRLHSAVADRGEYLTRPDKGRRLDEASRELLAARAAGAAGGAGGPEGGAREPEGASRASRNAAGSPPGAAPGASPDVAGATSCAASHAAPGMAPGGAPGVAPGGASGAAPNGAPEGAPGVASSGAQGATPGGVPDVVLVVGDGLSARAVHETAGPLVRRLVPVLRGAGLSVGPVCLVENARVAVADEVGALLGARVSVILIGERPGLSSPNSLGIYLTHGPRPGTTDEARNCISNVRPGGLSLDEAVRKLAYLLEEALALGLSGVALKDKMPPAYLPFGTPAPPALES
- a CDS encoding ethanolamine ammonia-lyase subunit EutB, with product MGKTGKRTLRELLAWATPARSGDVLAGVAAPDAESRVRAQMELAEVPLTRFLDEAVVPYEDDEVTRLIIDSHDAQAFAPVRSFTVGELRDWLLTDAADSDALARLAPGLTPEMAAAVSKLMRVQDLVLAASKCRVVTRFRNTVGLPGTFSVRLQPNHPTDDLKGIAASTLDGLCYGCGDAVIGINPATDNLENISRLLFMLDGLIQRHKVPTQSCVLTHVTTTMEAIERGVPVDLCFQSIAGTQRANASFGVSLALLEEAHQATLGLGRGSVGDNVMYFETGQGSALSAGAHHGVDQQTLEARAYAVARRFRPLLVNTVVGFIGPEYLYNGKQILRAGLEDHCCGKLLGLPMGVDICYTNHAEADQDDMDTLLTLLGAAGCTFIMGVPGADDIMLHYQSTSFHDACYLRRLLGLRPAPEFQAWLEALGIHDAAGRLLPMSAENALLALPREAGAAREGGTRGEGGA
- a CDS encoding PAS domain S-box protein — encoded protein: MDTDSAQDPQDEIARLKAALAAQAAETDALRAQLEAENADLRHRLEQFRTIFDNAASGISIQNADGIIVRCNQTFLDMVGYTAEELYGLPATAVTHPDFVQHTLALVDSARRGAAASFHYEKKLLRKDGSALWADLTTRVLTRPGGEPQGFVCVLHDITDRKRTETAIWESEQRLRLLVERLPVLIHAHDAEGNYVFWNRECERVLGYKAADIIGNPRARELLFPDPGYRRRIETLHGESGDYTGREADTTAADGSIKTILWTRISGEHPLPGWAVWETGMDITGRKAVENALRASERDKKVILDTISECVLYQTTDKRILWANRAACALVGAGPEAIRGKRCYEVWHGYKKSCTTTSCPVDHALRLGAPVEAEVEGEGGRTWLVKGYPSFAPDGSLSGAIEVATDITSRKRAEEAVRAARDLAENATKMKDEFLANMSHELRSPMNGVLGMLDVLLDTDLDAEQRDCIQTALQAGEGLLAIINDILDFSKLQADKIVLSRRPFRLQSTVRTVCNTFREQSLRKGLDVGYTIDPAVPETIIGDEGRIRQILFNLVGNAVKFTHKGSVHVQAQILRKGADPGRARLLFTVADTGIGIPADQLDTIFDPFVQLNWAKNRKYEGTGLGLGIVKRLVTLMGGIITVESAVDKGTTIHFWINVDLPD